ATGTAGCTACACAGAATTATAGAATCATACACCTTTTTCActcaaaggtttattttttaaggattatttatttacagggagaggtgggaggaagtttgaaggaaggagagggggagtgggggggaagggaaaggggaagagagcaagcgagcttccatctactgattcactccccaaatggccgcagtgtccagggctgagctgggccaagaccaggagccggagctctgtccaggtctcccatgtgggtgcaggggcccaagcacttgggccatcctccactgtttcccaggccataagcagagagctggtttggaagaggagcagctgggacataaatcagcacccatgtgagatgctggtgccacaggcagaggcttaacctgctatacacaGCTCCGGCCTCTACATGTTCTTCAGTACAGATATACATAATCATTTTTAATGGTTATATTATAGTTGTTTAGTTTGTGACATGTTTACATGTTTATAGACtcctaaattatttctaaatctgtattataaataattttgaaatgagtATCCTATGTGTACTTTTTTTGGTCATTTGAGCAATTACCTGCTTAATGTAAAGTCATAAAAGTGTAATTGCCAAACCAATGGTgtgtatattttttatatttgggaCCATATTGCCTATTGCAGGAAATTATCCCAGTTCATGGTGCATGGTTCATGTCCATGTATTTCCCTGGGCCCTCACAGTGCACAGAAATCATCAGTCTTTTTTCATCTTACTGGCAAaaaatattagttttttaaaaatggtttattttaatttctttggttaATGGTGTTGAGTACCTTTTTCTGTGCTTATTGATCATtggtattttcttttgtgaattgCCTCTTTGTGGTCAGAGGGGAAATGTGGCACAGGGCTCTGCACTTAGGAGGCATTTGCTATGCCCTTGTCAGTTGGCTTCATGACCTGCCTTCTGTTTTAAACAGGTCTTGAAGGACTCTTTCGTTGGCAACGCCAAAACCTGCATGATCGCCAACATTTCACCAAGCCATGTGGCCACCGAACACACTCTGAACACCTTGCGCTATGCTGACCGGTAAGTCAGCTCCCAGGCAGCAGGCTTTGTGGGTGcacgtgtgtgtctgcatacGTGTGGGTGTGTATGCAGTAGCTCACATACACGTAGAGTTCTGACCTTGAGCTCTTTAACCTTGTTCTTGAAGCAGGCAGTGCTATAAGCAACGCCACCTGGCAGGCCCTGATTGTGCAGCTGTATTGCGAGGAAGATGACACATGCCTTCAGAAGTTCACTCCATCGATGGCTTTCCAATGGCTAGTGTAAAATGGAATTTCAACTTGGAGTGGGATCTTCAGTAGAAGAATTTTCTTCTACTGATTAGCCTCAGCCCGATTTATAAGAGATAGAATACCTATTATTTGCCAAGACAGAATCACTTAGCGCTATGTAGGAGAGAGCAAGCAGACATGTTACAcctttcctgtgaactttttagAAAacaacccctcccccaccacccctccACGCCCCCAGCTTTAAGCATGTATCTCAGAATTTTTTGTACAAGGGcaagcactgtgatgcagcagttaTCTGCCACTTATAATactctgcatcccatgttggagtgcttggattcaaatcccagccctgctaatggcccagcttcctgctagtgtacaccctgagaggcaacaagtgatgactccagtacttgggtccctgccgccagtgtgggaaatgcagattaagatccagatcctggcttcagcctggcccagccgcagctgttgcaggcatttgggaaatgaactagaggTTAGAAGCTCTCTGCatttctcccttccaaataaattagaataaaataggggctggtgttatggtatagtaagttaagccctacctgcaatgctggcactcccacaggggcactggttcaagtcctgactggtccattttatccagctccctgatactgtgcttgggaaatcagcagaatatggctcaagtgcttgggcctctgctacccacctgggagacctggatggagtttgaggctcctggcgtcagcctggcccagacttgagtGTTATGGTCATTTTGGGTCTGAACAATGTGTAAAAGgtatctttctctctaactctgtctcttcctctctgtggctctaccttccaaataaatcatttttttaaaagatttatttatttgaaaggcagagttacagagaagcagaagtaaggagagggaaagaggtcctccatctgctggttcactccccagatggctgcaacagccggagctgcaccaatccagagccaggagccaggagcttcctccgggtctcccacacaggtgcaggggcccaaggaattggtccatcttctgctttctcaggccatagcagaaaactggatcggaagtggagcagccaggactcgaaccagcacccatatggaaagccggcactacaggtggtggctttacctgctacgccacagcaccagccgcataatttaaaaaaaaaaaattcaaattacatgcattcttttaaaaaatttctactttactttaaaaatatagcaaaataaacttatgttttattttctatgtacTTGTTATGCCCTTGTACAGTGCAGTTCTGACACTGGCTTCCCTGGCCTGGCCCTCACTTGGGCTGCAGTGGTTTGTAAAACTCTTCCGATCATTCTGATGAAATGTTGGCTGTATTTTTACGTCCTCAAAGACAcagctttttgtttatttgaaagagtgacggggaaacacacaacacacacacaccccttccatccactagttcactccccaaatggctgtgacagccgccaggctgaagccaagaacctgaaactccacttgggttcctatgtgggtggcaaggtccaagtacttgggccatcatccactgctttcccaggtgtatttgcagggagctgggttagaagcagagcagctgggccttgaagcagcgctccaatttgggatgccagcatttcaagtgGCAATTttccctgctgcaccatagtACCAGCCCAGCCCTCTTTTCTTCAGGTGCAGGGCAGATACGTCATGCTGAAATAGAATGTCCCTTTTCCTCTTACTCTCTcccatatttaataaaaaaaagcctTGCCAATCCTTGTAATACTTTTGTTGTTTTTAGTTTTCCATGAAAGCTATAGAAAAGGAATTGCAGAACATGTGAGAACACACATTTACTATACAATGGTTTATTTGCAGGGTCAAAGAGCTAAAGAAAGGCATTAAGTGCTGTGCTTCAGCCACCAGTCGAAGTCAGTCATCAGGAAACTCCTCTCCAAAACGAATTCAGAGCCCCGCTGTGGTCCTGCCAGGGGACAAATATTCTCCCAAAAAAGTCAAGCTGGGCCTTCCACAGTCACTCACGGTAGCATCTGGCTCCACAAGAGGGAAGACCAATCCTCTGGCCAGCCACCCACCCAATATCCCTTTTGCTTCTGTACCTAAAGTCCCTGAAAGGGGGGGCTCCAGAGGCAGTCCTCCCCAGGAGTGGGCCATACAGACTGGCCCTGCGAAAGGAACCATGCAGTCTGGTCTTCTGGCtaaaaaaaagcaagaggagTCCGCACCACTGGGCTCGGAGAAAAGTCAAATGGGCAACAAAACTACCCTTACGTGGGGAAGCAGGACCCCGTGCCCAGAAGGCCTAGTGCATGGTAAGCTACCTGCCAAGTGCAAGAAAGTGCAGACTGTGCAGCCAGTACAGAAGCAGCTTATGTCACGAGTCGAGCGCGCCTTTGGAAGCACCTGCCACTCAGCAGAGGACAAGGAAGGCGTGTCTGCCAGGCCTGCTCCTGGAACTTGGACAAACATCCCCCCGcatcagaaagagagggaggaacatTTGCGTTTTTATCACCAGCAGTTCCAGCAGCCACCTCTCCTCCAACAGAAGTTGAAGTACCAACCACTGGAAAGGTTTTTCTGCCAGTACAGGCCCCCAGAGGTTCGGCGCCATAATGAGACCCCTCCTGTGTTCCAGGGTCATTCTGAGAGCCAGGATGGAGCCCAAGCTGAGGACCTTGATGACAGCGATTTCAGTGAAGATTCATTTTCGCATGTGTCCAGTCAGAGGAGCACTCTGGAGAAGAGCGAAGGCTCGTTCTTCCTTCatcagggcaggggcccaggtcctgaGGAACGCGTGTCAGAAAGGCCTCAGAGTCTCCTTTTTAGCCCCAGGGCAGGCGGTGAGGAGAAAGCTGAAAGCTGGGTATACTCCAGGGACCCCCAGGGCCACAGAAGAGCAGCGTTCAATCATAGCCACAGCCCAAGGAAGGTGCCCTTGGATGGGAGCAGAGACTCCACCTGCTCGGGGCCTTCTCCGGGAGACAGCCTGGCAGAGAGGCCTTACTGCCCACAGGTAGATTTTGTAGTGAGGGACAAAAGAGGTGGAGGTCCAGCCTTTGATGGCAGACAGGGAGCTTTCAGGAGTGGGATTCctgggcaggcagaagacagctcCTCATGCCCGGGGGAAGACGGCTTCGCTTGCTCTGTGCCCCCAGACCGAAGAGACACAAGCACCACACCCCCAAGAGAAGCCTGTGAAGACTGCCCGACTCAGGCAGGCAGGACGGAGGAAGGCAGCAGTCCTTTCCAGGAGGGCTCTGCGGGGCAGTCAGGGGTGGGCTCCGACTGTGCTTCTGGCCTGATGGCTCCCCTCACAGTGTCCCTCCTGGAGAACCCAGACGATGAGGGTTCTCCCATGGAACAGCTGGtccagggaggggctgtgcaCAGACTAGCAGCAGAGAGCACGGTGGGACCAGCTGTGGGCTGCACAGCAGCATCTGGTGATATAGAGGCAGCTGCTTTGCCAGTGTCTTCAGCAACTGGACACCTGTGGCTGTCCTCATCTCCTCCTGATGATAAGCCTGGTGGTGATCTGCCAGCTTTGTCCCCATCACCCATTCGTCAGCACCCCCCTGACAAGCTGCCCTATGGggaggctggcctgggagaggcctGCCTGAGTAGAGAGACTGCACTCTTCTCCCAGGACCATGTGGGTAGTGAGCGGTACGATGCTGAGAGCGAGCTGGGTGGCTCCTGGGGTTTCCCAGGAAAGCCCTTTTCTACGTTGCATATTGGGGTACCCTGTTCTggacctacacaaacagaaagaaatgaagtgGCTGGCCAGTGCTTGGCCCAGGAGAGAGAACATCCTGCAGGGCTCGGTTGGCAGGAGCTTGGTTCCGCTGCAGACTCGAAGTTGCCCTGCTGCAACGAGGACATCCTGTGGCTCAAGCGAAGGCCCATCTCCAGGTGCTTAGCAAAGCCCAACTCTCCCCTGGCCCCCGGCTGCTCTCCTGAGGCTGCAAGGACACTCGGGACACTCCATCAACCCACTGTAGCGCAAGCACAGTAAGTTGGGCTTTCTCCCCAAGAGCCCCTTTGGTACTCCCTCACCCCAGCTCAATGTTTTGTCATGGACAAAGAGCAGGCTACCCTGGTGGACAGTCTTGCTGCTTGCTCCATGGTCTCTTCCCATCACTAGAGTCTGAAAAAAGGCAGATCCTTCCATTTTTAGCCCCAGTCCCCGGCTTTTGTCCCTGTGTCCCCCCAGGAAGCAGACTCCACCTTGTGCCCAGggtgccagctgcagtgtggtTGTAGCCTCGAGAACCTTCCTGCTGCACAGCTCCTGTGAAGCAGCAGCACCTAGCCCATTGCTCAGTGTGGCTGGGGGGCAGAGGGCAGCTTGAGAGCCCCCAGAACGCCCCCTTTCCTTGGTGGTGCTCCTGGATCCCTTGACTAGTCCCGAGAAAGAACAAGTGAGAGGAGGTAAGTGATGAGCTGGCTTTGCTCAAAGCCTTGACCACTTTGGGCAAATGCAGATTATGCCTAGAATTGAGGCTTAGCTCCAGACAGCTGCCCGGGAGAAGATGGGGAGCCAAGAGAATCATTGTGTCCCTTCTGGTGTTCCCAGGCAGGTGGTCATTCAGGCACACCAGGAACAGCTGGATGAAATGGCCGAGCTGGGCTTCAAGGAGGAGACTCTGGTGAGGCAGCTAGCATCTAATGTAAGTGGCCTTGGTGGGACACTTGGGGCTGTTGAGAATTGGCTTCCAACTTGTCTGATGGACAGCCTTGTTTACCGTGGTCATGTGCAGCATATGGGGGCAGTTACACACTCATCATGCTGAGCCTTGTGCCGCCTCCTGCCTGGCCAGTACAGCTTGCTACTCAGGACAGGTACTGTTGGAATATGGTGCCACACTCCCCATTCTCTGGCTAAAATGTTCTCAGCTTCTATCCCCAACCACTCTGCCTTCCTAGTGGTTTATTGGGGCCTCTTCCTGTGACTCTTCATAGCACCCACATGCAAtcagaggcattttttttttatgatttttatttattttttttgacagttacagagggagagagatcttccattcactgatttactccccaaatggctgcaatggccagagctagcctgatctgaagccaggagcttcctcggggtctcccatgcaggtgcaggggcccaaccacttaggccatcttctgctacttctccaggccacagcagagagctggatcggaaaaggagcagctaggacacgaacgggtgcccttatgggatgccagtgccacagacagaggcttagcctactatgccacagcactggccccaaccagAGGCATTTCTATCAGAATACACCTCTA
This DNA window, taken from Lepus europaeus isolate LE1 chromosome 12, mLepTim1.pri, whole genome shotgun sequence, encodes the following:
- the KIF24 gene encoding kinesin-like protein KIF24 — translated: MASWLYECLCEAELSQYYPHFTALGLQKIDELAKITMKDYSKLGVHDMNDRKRLFQLIKIIKIMQEEDKAVSSPKHSLQTNSLCTKPCKLGSGPRRQLNFDSPTNNKSRTASNVGFEMCHLSNFSTIEQKPTHLKVLEHMLPDDSQYCTKTRILNATAADSYVQTEINTSFFSSNHFSPVLGNCDIPIIQRISQDSGYNYGIPHSCIRHNASEKENPWTEMEKIRVCVRKRPLGIREVRRGEINIITVEDKETLLVHEKKEAVDLTQYILQHVFYFDEVFGEACTNRDVYMKTTHPLIQHIFNGGNATCFAYGQTGAGKTYTMIGTHQNPGLYALAAKDIFRQLEVSQPRRHLFVWISFYEIYCGQLYDLLNRRKRLFAREDSKHVVQIVGLRELQVDSVELLLEAILKGSKERSTGATGVNADSSRSHAIIQIQIKDSAKRTFGRISFIDLAGSERAADARDSDRQTKMEGAEINQSLLALKECIRALDQEHAHTPFRQSKLTQVLKDSFVGNAKTCMIANISPSHVATEHTLNTLRYADRVKELKKGIKCCASATSRSQSSGNSSPKRIQSPAVVLPGDKYSPKKVKLGLPQSLTVASGSTRGKTNPLASHPPNIPFASVPKVPERGGSRGSPPQEWAIQTGPAKGTMQSGLLAKKKQEESAPLGSEKSQMGNKTTLTWGSRTPCPEGLVHGKLPAKCKKVQTVQPVQKQLMSRVERAFGSTCHSAEDKEGVSARPAPGTWTNIPPHQKEREEHLRFYHQQFQQPPLLQQKLKYQPLERFFCQYRPPEVRRHNETPPVFQGHSESQDGAQAEDLDDSDFSEDSFSHVSSQRSTLEKSEGSFFLHQGRGPGPEERVSERPQSLLFSPRAGGEEKAESWVYSRDPQGHRRAAFNHSHSPRKVPLDGSRDSTCSGPSPGDSLAERPYCPQVDFVVRDKRGGGPAFDGRQGAFRSGIPGQAEDSSSCPGEDGFACSVPPDRRDTSTTPPREACEDCPTQAGRTEEGSSPFQEGSAGQSGVGSDCASGLMAPLTVSLLENPDDEGSPMEQLVQGGAVHRLAAESTVGPAVGCTAASGDIEAAALPVSSATGHLWLSSSPPDDKPGGDLPALSPSPIRQHPPDKLPYGEAGLGEACLSRETALFSQDHVGSERYDAESELGGSWGFPGKPFSTLHIGVPCSGPTQTERNEVAGQCLAQEREHPAGLGWQELGSAADSKLPCCNEDILWLKRRPISRCLAKPNSPLAPGCSPEAARTLGTLHQPTVAQAQQVVIQAHQEQLDEMAELGFKEETLVRQLASNDFEDFVTQLDEIMALKSKCIQSLRSQLQVYLTCHRPAASPERTAVS